AATACATGATGCTTATCCAAGAGAATGGTTTGCAGGTGCTCCGGTGGTCTTTGTTTTTTGCGGAGATCATTCCCTGAGCTGGAAAAGGCAGAAAGATGCAAAAGACCATGCTGATATTGATATTGCCATCATGGTTGATCATATTACGCTTGCTGCCACCGAGCAGGGACTTGCCACCTGCTGGATTTGTGCTTTTGATCCGGATAAG
This sequence is a window from Sphingobacteriales bacterium. Protein-coding genes within it:
- a CDS encoding nitroreductase, which produces IHDAYPREWFAGAPVVFVFCGDHSLSWKRQKDAKDHADIDIAIMVDHITLAATEQGLATCWICAFDPDKLRQILELPDHLEPLVVLPLGYPADSVDENRHQQSRKPANDFVTFL